One genomic segment of Streptomyces niveus includes these proteins:
- a CDS encoding beta-galactosidase: MTHVPAPRRRTVLGGAALGTLATAGLSVQEAVAAPAAPVAPAPPGDTAPAGAVSYRNKQILVGGKPALVLAGEIHYFRLKKADWQSRLDKAKAAGLNTIATYIPWMWHELPDGTIDVTGRTRPERDLGAFIDLCHRNGFLFIARPGPFTMAELKGEGVPERVRKDHPEIVSTGWNDAPATTPTVDYLAPAFLKEMRHWYAAVMPVLAKRLHSNGGPVISLQLDNEIGMLAWVSNSPDLTDHLTADFDGWLREEYGDGLAKRYPFTGEDLAGRRKAIRNPEEAYGAALMHDLGRFMRGRFARYVTELRSAAEEYGITGIPFVINIHGTSDSRAEPFPIGISQLMETYGGIEGTISGADFYLGDLTLRNVTDLYLINAFMDAINDKDQPVTALEFDAGHADYGQNLDSQTSPSGVDLKTRLCIAQGAKMLNYYLFAGGFNPKLDKPTGDGNDRIGITGERHGFAAPVDPEGRAGVSYEPTRQTVRAMGGLADVLAPMRTTYDDVVLGFVPDHYLTEYHPPKLASVQRVLDEAVNTRGAGPRGSLARAMLLGGFRYRSVNLQAGDLDPKTVPVLALATGEHLGAELQRRLVRYTEAGGKLLLSGRLPVKDMADKSCTVLADALGLKAGTTLTDANRFWLSVTAHGWAAPLPEVRLSRTQLCEPSRGATVLRELSTGKGCGFDIPLGKGRAVVITTDYQCDLTFWERAFRALDAAPVIRHSASDPGVFLLTTADDERGRLLHAFNVSSGYDQDFTVTENGKPLFGGEKLHLPGRTAAILPLGLTAGGLRIAYATAELTGAADGRATFRALGAPGGESVVVVEGAARCDGARTSTEGGRTVLRVRRAEFTVRRG, translated from the coding sequence ATGACGCATGTCCCCGCCCCACGCCGCCGCACCGTTCTGGGCGGGGCCGCCCTCGGTACGCTCGCCACCGCGGGCCTGTCCGTACAGGAAGCCGTGGCCGCCCCGGCAGCCCCCGTCGCCCCCGCGCCGCCCGGCGACACCGCCCCGGCCGGCGCGGTCTCGTACCGGAACAAGCAGATCCTCGTCGGCGGCAAGCCCGCGCTCGTACTCGCCGGGGAGATCCACTACTTCAGGCTGAAGAAGGCGGACTGGCAGTCCAGGCTCGACAAGGCCAAGGCCGCCGGCCTCAACACCATCGCCACGTACATCCCCTGGATGTGGCACGAACTGCCCGACGGCACCATCGACGTCACCGGCCGTACCCGCCCCGAGCGCGACCTCGGCGCCTTCATCGACCTCTGCCACCGCAACGGCTTCCTCTTCATAGCCCGCCCCGGCCCCTTCACCATGGCCGAGTTGAAGGGCGAGGGCGTCCCCGAGCGGGTACGGAAGGACCACCCCGAGATCGTCTCCACCGGCTGGAACGACGCTCCCGCCACCACACCCACCGTCGACTACCTCGCGCCCGCGTTCCTCAAGGAGATGCGCCACTGGTACGCGGCGGTCATGCCGGTACTCGCGAAGCGGCTGCACAGCAACGGCGGCCCCGTCATCTCCCTCCAGCTCGACAACGAGATCGGGATGCTGGCCTGGGTCAGCAACTCACCCGACCTCACCGACCATTTGACGGCCGACTTCGACGGCTGGCTGCGCGAGGAGTACGGCGACGGGCTCGCCAAGCGCTACCCCTTCACGGGCGAGGACCTGGCCGGGCGGCGCAAGGCGATCCGTAACCCGGAAGAGGCGTACGGCGCGGCCCTGATGCACGATCTGGGCCGCTTCATGCGGGGCCGCTTCGCGCGCTACGTCACCGAACTGCGGTCGGCCGCCGAGGAGTACGGGATCACCGGCATCCCGTTCGTGATCAACATCCACGGCACCTCCGACAGCCGCGCCGAGCCGTTCCCCATCGGCATCAGCCAGCTGATGGAGACCTACGGGGGGATCGAGGGGACGATCTCCGGCGCGGACTTCTACCTCGGCGACCTGACCCTGCGCAATGTTACCGACCTGTATCTCATCAACGCCTTCATGGACGCGATCAACGACAAGGATCAGCCGGTCACGGCGCTGGAGTTCGACGCCGGCCACGCCGACTACGGTCAGAACCTGGACAGCCAGACCAGCCCGTCGGGCGTCGATCTCAAGACCCGGCTGTGTATCGCGCAGGGCGCCAAAATGCTCAACTACTACCTGTTCGCGGGCGGGTTCAACCCCAAGCTCGACAAGCCGACGGGCGACGGGAACGACCGGATCGGCATCACGGGCGAGCGGCACGGCTTCGCCGCACCGGTCGATCCGGAGGGCCGGGCGGGGGTCAGCTACGAGCCGACGCGGCAGACGGTGCGCGCGATGGGCGGTCTGGCCGACGTCCTCGCGCCGATGCGCACGACGTACGACGACGTCGTGCTCGGCTTCGTACCCGATCACTATCTGACCGAGTACCACCCGCCGAAGCTCGCCTCCGTACAGCGCGTGCTGGACGAGGCGGTGAACACGCGCGGTGCTGGCCCGCGCGGCTCCCTGGCCCGCGCGATGCTCCTCGGCGGCTTCCGCTACCGCAGCGTGAACCTTCAGGCGGGCGATCTCGACCCGAAGACCGTACCGGTGCTCGCGCTGGCCACGGGCGAGCACCTGGGGGCCGAACTTCAGCGGCGCCTGGTCCGCTACACGGAGGCGGGCGGCAAGCTGCTGCTGTCCGGGAGGCTGCCGGTCAAGGACATGGCCGACAAGAGCTGCACCGTCCTCGCGGACGCGCTGGGCCTCAAGGCCGGGACCACGCTCACCGACGCGAACCGCTTCTGGCTCTCGGTCACCGCGCACGGCTGGGCGGCGCCGCTGCCCGAAGTACGGCTGTCACGCACCCAGTTGTGCGAGCCCTCGCGAGGTGCGACGGTGCTGCGCGAACTGTCCACGGGCAAGGGCTGCGGCTTCGACATCCCGCTCGGGAAGGGGCGGGCCGTCGTGATCACCACCGACTACCAGTGCGACCTCACCTTCTGGGAACGTGCCTTCCGCGCCCTGGACGCCGCCCCCGTCATCCGGCACAGCGCGAGCGATCCGGGAGTCTTCCTGCTGACGACGGCGGACGACGAGCGCGGACGGCTGCTGCACGCCTTCAACGTCTCCTCGGGCTACGACCAGGACTTCACCGTCACGGAGAACGGCAAGCCCCTCTTCGGCGGCGAGAAGCTGCACCTGCCCGGTCGTACGGCGGCGATCCTGCCGCTCGGGCTGACCGCGGGCGGTCTGCGCATCGCGTACGCGACGGCGGAACTCACCGGCGCCGCCGACGGCCGGGCGACCTTCCGCGCGCTCGGCGCTCCCGGCGGGGAATCGGTGGTCGTGGTGGAGGGCGCGGCGCGGTGCGACGGCGCGCGTACCTCTACAGAGGGCGGTCGCACGGTACTGCGCGTACGCCGGGCGGAGTTCACCGTGCGCCGCGGCTGA
- the mnmA gene encoding tRNA 2-thiouridine(34) synthase MnmA, with product MTQTPQRPLRVLAAMSGGVDSAVAAARAVEAGHDVTGVHLALSANPQSFRTGARGCCTIEDSRDARRAADVIGIPFYVWDLAERFREDVVEDFIAEYEAGRTPNPCLRCNEKIKFAALLDKAVALGFDAVCTGHYATVVTGPDGARELHRASDMAKDQSYVLGVLDERQLAHAMFPLGDTLTTKDEIRAEAERRDLAVAKKPDSHDICFIADGDTQGFLAARLGKAEGDIVDESGSKVGTHDGAHGFTIGQRKGLRIGHPAPDGKPRYVLDISPVDNTVTVGPVAALDVGALTAIRPRWCGGTAPSGPGAYTAQLRAHGDETAVTAELIDGTLHVSFAEAVRGVAPGQAIVLYDGTRVVGSATIATTERRTGALAG from the coding sequence ATGACTCAGACACCCCAGCGCCCCCTCCGTGTGCTCGCCGCCATGTCCGGCGGTGTGGACTCCGCCGTCGCGGCCGCCCGCGCCGTAGAAGCCGGTCACGACGTCACCGGCGTCCACCTCGCGCTCTCCGCGAACCCGCAGTCGTTCCGTACGGGCGCGCGGGGCTGCTGCACCATCGAGGATTCGCGCGACGCGCGACGGGCCGCCGACGTGATCGGTATCCCCTTCTACGTATGGGACCTCGCCGAGCGCTTCCGTGAGGATGTCGTCGAGGACTTCATCGCCGAGTACGAGGCCGGCCGCACCCCGAACCCCTGCCTGCGCTGCAACGAGAAGATCAAGTTCGCGGCGCTGCTCGACAAGGCCGTCGCGCTGGGCTTCGACGCCGTCTGCACCGGCCATTACGCGACGGTCGTCACGGGCCCCGACGGGGCCCGTGAGCTGCACCGCGCGAGTGACATGGCCAAGGACCAGTCGTACGTACTGGGCGTGCTCGACGAGCGCCAGCTCGCGCACGCCATGTTCCCGCTCGGCGACACCCTCACCACGAAGGACGAGATCCGCGCGGAGGCCGAGCGCCGCGACCTGGCCGTCGCGAAGAAGCCCGACAGCCACGACATCTGCTTCATCGCCGACGGCGACACCCAGGGCTTCCTCGCCGCCCGACTGGGCAAGGCCGAGGGGGACATCGTGGACGAGTCGGGGTCCAAGGTCGGCACCCACGACGGCGCGCACGGCTTCACCATCGGCCAGCGCAAGGGCCTGCGGATCGGCCACCCGGCACCGGACGGCAAGCCGCGCTACGTGCTGGACATCTCGCCCGTCGACAACACCGTGACGGTCGGCCCCGTCGCCGCCCTCGACGTCGGCGCCCTGACGGCCATCAGGCCCCGCTGGTGCGGCGGCACGGCCCCGTCCGGCCCCGGCGCCTACACGGCGCAGCTGCGGGCCCACGGAGACGAGACGGCGGTCACCGCCGAGCTGATCGACGGCACCCTGCACGTGAGCTTCGCGGAGGCCGTACGGGGCGTGGCCCCGGGCCAGGCGATCGTGCTGTACGACGGCACCCGCGTGGTCGGCTCGGCCACGATCGCGACGACGGAGCGCCGTACGGGAGCCCTCGCCGGCTGA
- a CDS encoding N-acetylmuramoyl-L-alanine amidase, with product MGKRKRGAASSGAGGDTSGAEGSGTGGTPVGEGPGIGRRGLLIGGAAVVVGGGVAAVLAGQDQATRLWYRVPGVEKPRKPGELDHAGAEWVAASSANWRRADRPDDYTVDRVIIHVVQGSYSTALKVFKDPAHQAATHYVVRKDGHVAQMIRELDVAYQAGNRAYNERGVGIEHEGFVDRPQDFTDAMYRSSARLTAGICERYGIPVDRKHIIGHVEVPGTDHTDPGPHWDWDRYMKLVRAELETVEAAG from the coding sequence ATGGGCAAGAGGAAGCGGGGCGCCGCGAGCAGCGGTGCGGGCGGGGACACCTCCGGTGCGGAAGGCTCCGGCACGGGCGGGACACCGGTCGGGGAAGGACCGGGGATCGGGCGGCGCGGGCTGCTGATCGGCGGCGCGGCCGTGGTGGTGGGCGGCGGGGTGGCGGCGGTCCTGGCGGGTCAGGACCAGGCGACGCGGCTCTGGTACCGGGTGCCGGGGGTGGAGAAGCCGCGCAAGCCGGGTGAGCTGGATCACGCGGGCGCCGAGTGGGTGGCGGCGTCCTCGGCGAACTGGCGCCGGGCGGACCGGCCGGACGACTACACCGTGGACCGGGTGATCATCCATGTCGTGCAGGGCAGCTACAGCACGGCCCTCAAGGTCTTCAAGGACCCGGCGCACCAGGCGGCCACGCACTACGTGGTGCGCAAGGACGGGCATGTGGCGCAGATGATCCGTGAGCTGGACGTGGCGTACCAGGCGGGGAACCGCGCCTACAACGAACGCGGTGTCGGCATCGAGCACGAGGGGTTCGTGGACCGGCCGCAGGACTTCACGGACGCGATGTACCGCTCGTCGGCGCGGCTGACGGCGGGCATCTGTGAGCGGTACGGGATACCGGTCGACCGGAAGCACATCATCGGGCACGTGGAGGTGCCGGGGACGGACCACACGGATCCCGGGCCGCACTGGGACTGGGACCGCTACATGAAGCTGGTGCGGGCGGAGTTGGAGACGGTGGAGGCGGCGGGGTGA
- a CDS encoding cysteine desulfurase family protein: MAYLDHAATTPMLPEAIEAMTARFADVGNASSLHAAGRRARRTVEEAREELAESLGARPSEVVFTSGGTEADNLAVKGLYWSRRDADPARTRVLASPVEHHAVLDAVDWLGEHEGANVEYLPVDRYGRVSPEALRAAIERDPDDVALATVMWANNEIGTILPVRELAEVAAEFGVPLHSDAVQAFGQTEVDFAASGLAAMTVTGHKIGGPYGVGALLLGREYTPVPVMHGGGQERHVRSGTLDVPAIAAFAVAGRLAAERRGEFTRDIGALRDELIASVLKAVPDAVLGGDPVDRLPANAHFSFPGCEGDSLLLLLDAQGIECSTGSACTAGVAQPSHVLLATGTDPELARGTLRFSLGHTSTEADVAAVASAIGPAVERARTAGLS; encoded by the coding sequence ATGGCCTATCTCGACCACGCCGCGACCACCCCGATGCTTCCCGAGGCGATCGAGGCGATGACCGCACGGTTCGCCGATGTCGGGAACGCGTCCTCGTTGCACGCCGCCGGGCGGCGGGCCCGGCGTACCGTCGAGGAGGCGCGCGAAGAGCTCGCCGAATCCCTCGGCGCGCGGCCCAGCGAGGTCGTCTTCACCTCCGGCGGTACGGAGGCCGACAACCTCGCGGTGAAGGGCCTCTACTGGTCCCGCCGTGACGCCGACCCGGCCAGGACGCGCGTGCTCGCCAGCCCCGTGGAGCACCACGCCGTCCTCGACGCCGTCGACTGGCTCGGCGAGCACGAGGGCGCGAACGTCGAGTACCTGCCCGTCGACCGCTACGGCAGGGTCTCTCCGGAGGCCTTGCGGGCGGCCATCGAACGCGACCCCGACGACGTCGCGCTGGCCACCGTCATGTGGGCGAACAACGAGATCGGCACGATTCTCCCCGTACGGGAACTCGCCGAGGTGGCCGCCGAGTTCGGTGTCCCGCTGCACTCGGACGCCGTCCAGGCCTTCGGCCAGACCGAGGTCGACTTCGCCGCGTCCGGGCTCGCCGCGATGACCGTCACCGGCCACAAGATCGGCGGCCCCTACGGCGTCGGCGCGCTGCTTCTCGGCCGTGAGTACACCCCCGTCCCCGTCATGCACGGCGGCGGCCAGGAACGCCACGTGCGCTCGGGCACCCTCGACGTCCCCGCGATCGCGGCGTTCGCCGTCGCGGGGCGGCTCGCCGCCGAACGGCGGGGCGAGTTCACCCGCGACATCGGAGCCCTGCGGGACGAGTTGATCGCCTCCGTACTCAAGGCCGTGCCGGACGCGGTCCTCGGCGGTGACCCCGTCGACCGCCTCCCCGCCAACGCCCACTTCAGTTTCCCCGGCTGCGAGGGCGACTCCCTGCTCCTGCTGTTGGACGCGCAGGGCATCGAGTGCTCGACCGGATCGGCCTGTACGGCGGGGGTCGCGCAGCCCAGCCACGTACTGCTGGCCACCGGCACCGACCCCGAACTGGCGCGCGGCACACTGCGGTTCTCCCTCGGCCACACCTCTACGGAGGCCGATGTCGCGGCGGTCGCCTCGGCGATCGGTCCGGCGGTGGAACGGGCGCGGACGGCGGGGCTGAGCTAG
- a CDS encoding DUF664 domain-containing protein: MFVTAGPDRRFDTRTTGDERAMLMDSLGARRATRCVMSGQDAPPRFSDGAVPDPDVVAAPWETWGAEVAFADRFVAAAPGPDIVGEEYARHNGHAGLLRERIDGARGL; this comes from the coding sequence ATGTTCGTCACCGCCGGGCCGGATCGGCGGTTCGACACCCGGACCACCGGCGACGAGCGCGCGATGCTCATGGACTCTCTCGGCGCCCGGCGGGCCACGCGGTGCGTCATGTCCGGGCAGGACGCGCCGCCCCGGTTCTCAGACGGCGCGGTCCCCGATCCGGACGTGGTCGCCGCCCCGTGGGAGACCTGGGGCGCGGAGGTGGCCTTCGCCGACCGCTTCGTCGCGGCGGCGCCCGGCCCGGACATCGTGGGCGAGGAGTACGCCCGGCACAACGGCCACGCCGGTCTGCTCCGCGAACGGATCGACGGGGCGCGGGGCCTGTGA
- a CDS encoding alpha/beta fold hydrolase, translating to MDGWTLDRTFNSSSGEVRWAVLGPEESVELVDGPPVVLLHGTAFSSYVWRGVARALAGRHRVYVWDMPGFGASEMRQGQDVSLDAQARVFGELLAHWGLERPAVVAHDFGGCVALRATLLHGAVYERLALVDPVALAPWGSPTYRLLGEHGDVFSRLPAGLHRALLREYVGSASHPGLRADILDALVEPWCTEEGRAAFYRQIAQNDQRFTDEIEGRYGELDLPVLICWGEEDTWIPPAKGRQLAGLIPGAELRPVAGAGHLVQEDAPAELTLALGDFLRTAP from the coding sequence ATGGATGGATGGACTCTCGACCGCACGTTCAACAGCTCCTCCGGTGAGGTCCGGTGGGCCGTCCTCGGGCCCGAAGAGTCTGTTGAGCTAGTCGACGGGCCGCCGGTCGTGCTGCTGCACGGGACGGCCTTCTCGTCGTACGTGTGGCGGGGCGTCGCGCGGGCCCTCGCGGGGCGGCACCGGGTGTACGTGTGGGACATGCCCGGATTCGGCGCGTCGGAGATGCGGCAGGGGCAGGACGTGTCGCTGGACGCGCAGGCGAGGGTCTTCGGCGAACTGCTGGCGCACTGGGGGCTGGAGCGGCCCGCCGTCGTCGCGCACGACTTCGGGGGGTGCGTCGCCCTGCGCGCGACGCTGCTGCACGGCGCGGTGTACGAACGGCTGGCCCTCGTGGATCCCGTGGCGCTCGCGCCGTGGGGCTCGCCCACGTACCGGCTGCTCGGCGAACACGGCGACGTCTTCTCGCGGTTGCCCGCCGGCCTGCACCGCGCGCTCCTGCGGGAGTACGTTGGCTCGGCCAGCCACCCCGGCCTGCGCGCCGACATCCTGGACGCGCTGGTGGAGCCGTGGTGCACGGAGGAGGGGCGGGCCGCGTTCTACCGACAGATCGCGCAGAACGACCAGCGTTTCACGGACGAGATCGAGGGCCGTTACGGCGAGTTGGACCTGCCGGTGCTGATCTGCTGGGGCGAGGAGGACACCTGGATCCCGCCGGCGAAGGGCCGGCAGCTCGCCGGGCTGATCCCCGGTGCCGAGCTGCGTCCGGTCGCGGGCGCGGGCCATCTCGTACAGGAGGACGCCCCCGCCGAACTCACCCTGGCGCTGGGCGACTTCCTCCGTACAGCTCCATGA